One segment of Radiobacillus kanasensis DNA contains the following:
- the glmM gene encoding phosphoglucosamine mutase, translated as MGKYFGTDGVRGIANKELTPELAFKLGRFGGYVLTKDTEKPKVLIGRDTRISGNMLEGALAAGLLSIGAEVMRLGVISTPGVAFLTKAMSAEAGVMISASHNPVEDNGIKFFGPDGFKLTDDQEKEIEDLLDMEEDTLPRPVGGDIGQISDYFEGGQKYLQYLKQSVDNEFTGIHIALDCAHGSTSSLAPHLFADLDADISTIGTSPDGLNINEGVGSTHPETMQAFVLEKGADIGLAFDGDGDRLIAVDEKGNIVDGDQIMYICGKFLNDKGLLRHNTVVSTIMSNIGFYKALEAHGMKSDKTAVGDRYVMEEMRRGGYNLGGEQSGHIIFLDYITTGDGMLTALQLVNVLKDTGKTLSELASEMEKFPQVLKNVRVADKKEALVHPKVKAEIEQVEKKMEGQGRVLVRPSGTEPLVRVMVEAPTEEACNQYVDRVVDVIQKEIGTV; from the coding sequence ATGGGAAAATATTTCGGAACGGACGGAGTTAGAGGAATAGCAAATAAAGAATTAACACCAGAGCTTGCCTTTAAGCTAGGTAGATTTGGTGGATATGTATTAACGAAAGATACAGAGAAACCTAAAGTATTAATTGGTCGTGATACAAGAATTTCAGGAAACATGCTAGAGGGTGCTTTAGCTGCGGGTCTTTTATCCATTGGAGCCGAGGTCATGCGATTAGGCGTTATATCTACTCCTGGCGTTGCCTTTTTAACAAAAGCAATGAGTGCAGAAGCAGGTGTTATGATCTCTGCTTCCCACAACCCAGTAGAAGACAATGGGATTAAGTTTTTCGGGCCAGATGGCTTTAAGTTAACCGACGACCAGGAAAAAGAAATTGAGGATTTATTAGATATGGAAGAAGATACGTTACCTCGTCCGGTCGGAGGAGATATTGGCCAAATTAGCGATTATTTCGAGGGTGGACAAAAGTATCTTCAATACTTAAAACAATCGGTAGATAACGAATTTACTGGCATACATATTGCCTTGGACTGTGCACATGGTTCGACGTCTTCATTAGCTCCGCATTTATTTGCGGATTTAGATGCAGATATCTCTACTATAGGTACTTCCCCAGATGGCTTAAACATAAACGAAGGAGTGGGATCGACTCATCCAGAGACAATGCAAGCCTTTGTTTTGGAAAAGGGTGCGGATATTGGTCTTGCTTTTGATGGGGACGGCGACCGATTAATTGCCGTAGATGAAAAAGGAAACATCGTTGACGGCGACCAAATCATGTATATTTGCGGAAAGTTCCTTAACGACAAAGGACTATTACGCCACAATACGGTTGTATCCACGATTATGAGTAACATTGGATTTTATAAAGCGTTGGAAGCTCATGGTATGAAGAGCGATAAAACAGCTGTTGGGGACCGTTACGTGATGGAAGAGATGCGTCGCGGTGGCTATAACCTAGGCGGAGAGCAGTCTGGTCATATCATTTTCCTTGATTACATCACAACAGGTGATGGAATGCTTACAGCTCTTCAGCTTGTAAACGTACTAAAGGATACCGGAAAAACCTTATCTGAGCTTGCAAGCGAAATGGAAAAGTTCCCACAGGTTTTAAAAAATGTACGAGTAGCCGATAAGAAGGAAGCACTCGTTCATCCGAAAGTAAAAGCAGAAATTGAACAAGTGGAAAAAAAAATGGAAGGCCAAGGGCGAGTATTGGTTCGTCCGTCTGGTACAGAACCATTAGTTCGTGTTATGGTGGAGGCGCCAACGGAGGAAGCCTGTAACCAATACGTTGATCGCGTCGTCGACGTGATTCAAAAAGAAATTGGAACAGTATAA
- the glmS gene encoding glutamine--fructose-6-phosphate transaminase (isomerizing), whose translation MCGIVGYIGQNDTKDILLNGLEKLEYRGYDSAGIATLTDNGVDVFKVKGRIANLREKVGQDDTFATMGIGHTRWATHGAPSEENAHPHQSASGRFTIVHNGVIENYVQLRDEYLADVNLASETDTEVIVQLIETLNNELNDVTAAFRKAVSLLHGSYAVALIDAENPDTIFVAKNKSPLLVGLGDDFNLVASDSMATLKVTDQYLELHDKEIVIVKRENVELQQLDGTVVEREPFTAEIDATDIEKGTYPHFMLKEIDEQPFVMRKIIQEYQDEKDEIKLDANVRKAMLDADRIYIIAAGTSYHAGLVGKEFIEKIAEIPVEVHVASEFSYNMPLLSEKPLFVFISQSGETADSRSVLVRIKELGHPALTITNVPGSTLSREANYTLHLHAGPEIAVASTKAYTAQIAVLAILAVDTAKAKGLDFSFDPLQELAIVASVMESLTDQKETFEQIAKDFFTDTRNAFFIGRSSDYNVVQEAALKLKEISYIQAEGFAGGELKHGTIALIEEGTPVIALATVENVNLSIRGNVQEVAARGANTCIISMEGLEQEGDTFVLPHVHELLTPLVSVVPMQLLAYYAALHRDCDVDKPRNLAKSVTVE comes from the coding sequence ATGTGTGGAATTGTAGGATATATTGGACAGAATGATACAAAGGATATTTTATTAAACGGACTTGAAAAGTTAGAATACCGTGGATATGACTCTGCAGGTATTGCAACGTTAACAGATAATGGCGTAGATGTATTTAAAGTAAAAGGGCGTATTGCGAACCTACGTGAAAAAGTAGGTCAAGATGATACCTTTGCAACGATGGGAATCGGTCATACTCGTTGGGCGACACACGGAGCACCGAGCGAAGAGAATGCTCACCCGCACCAAAGCGCGTCTGGCAGATTTACCATTGTTCATAATGGAGTTATTGAAAATTACGTACAATTACGTGATGAATACCTTGCTGATGTTAACCTTGCAAGTGAAACAGATACAGAGGTCATCGTTCAACTTATTGAAACATTAAATAATGAATTAAACGATGTGACCGCTGCCTTCCGTAAAGCAGTGTCTCTTTTACACGGTTCTTACGCTGTTGCATTAATCGATGCGGAAAATCCTGATACGATCTTTGTAGCAAAAAACAAAAGCCCGCTCTTAGTAGGTCTTGGAGATGACTTTAACCTAGTAGCAAGTGATTCCATGGCTACCTTAAAAGTAACGGACCAATATTTAGAGCTACATGACAAAGAAATTGTGATTGTGAAACGTGAAAACGTGGAGCTTCAGCAATTAGATGGTACGGTTGTAGAACGTGAACCATTTACAGCCGAAATCGATGCAACAGATATCGAAAAGGGAACCTATCCACACTTTATGCTTAAGGAAATTGATGAGCAGCCATTTGTAATGCGCAAAATTATCCAAGAGTATCAAGATGAAAAGGACGAAATCAAACTAGATGCTAATGTACGCAAAGCGATGTTAGATGCAGACCGCATTTACATTATCGCGGCCGGAACGAGCTACCATGCTGGTCTTGTCGGAAAAGAATTCATTGAAAAAATTGCCGAGATTCCAGTGGAAGTGCATGTAGCGAGTGAATTCTCTTACAACATGCCGCTGCTTTCAGAAAAACCACTTTTCGTATTCATTTCTCAAAGTGGAGAAACAGCAGATAGCCGTTCTGTATTAGTACGAATTAAAGAATTGGGTCACCCAGCGTTAACGATCACCAACGTTCCGGGATCCACCCTTTCTCGTGAAGCAAATTACACATTACACTTACATGCAGGACCAGAAATAGCCGTAGCTTCTACAAAAGCATATACGGCCCAAATTGCCGTGTTAGCGATTCTAGCAGTTGATACAGCGAAAGCAAAAGGTCTTGATTTCAGCTTTGATCCATTACAAGAGCTTGCGATTGTAGCAAGTGTGATGGAAAGCTTAACGGATCAAAAAGAAACATTCGAACAGATTGCAAAAGACTTCTTCACTGACACAAGAAATGCGTTCTTTATCGGAAGAAGCTCCGACTACAATGTTGTGCAAGAAGCGGCATTAAAACTAAAAGAAATCTCATACATTCAAGCAGAAGGCTTCGCTGGAGGAGAATTAAAGCACGGTACAATCGCGCTTATTGAGGAAGGTACTCCAGTTATCGCGCTTGCAACTGTAGAGAACGTAAACTTGTCTATCCGTGGAAACGTGCAAGAAGTAGCGGCTCGTGGAGCAAACACTTGCATTATCAGTATGGAAGGCTTAGAACAAGAAGGGGATACATTCGTATTACCTCATGTTCACGAGCTATTGACTCCATTGGTAAGTGTTGTACCAATGCAATTGCTTGCTTACTATGCAGCGCTTCACCGTGACTGTGATGTTGATAAGCCAAGGAATTTGGCTAAGTCGGTGACGGTTGAATAA
- a CDS encoding RNA polymerase sigma factor, which translates to MKGYNKLADQIGDIYEEHHSTVYKFLICLVNNSHEAEDLTQEVFIRVLKSSASFNYQSKLSTWILSIARHVAIDHLRKRKFTSIFSQTFFDQVPETKGLPEQEIDLWERRATVRKAINSLKPKYKMVVILRGINNLTIKETAEVLNCKESKVKVLYHRALKQLKTKLDPSLGEVAIENVNR; encoded by the coding sequence GTGAAAGGCTACAACAAATTGGCCGATCAGATAGGAGATATTTATGAAGAACATCATTCTACGGTGTACAAGTTTTTAATTTGCCTGGTGAACAATAGTCACGAGGCGGAGGATTTAACACAAGAAGTGTTTATTCGTGTATTAAAATCAAGTGCTTCTTTTAATTACCAGTCTAAACTATCTACTTGGATACTATCCATTGCTAGGCACGTCGCAATAGATCATTTGCGTAAAAGAAAGTTCACCTCCATATTTTCTCAAACCTTCTTTGATCAAGTCCCTGAAACTAAAGGTTTACCGGAACAAGAGATTGATTTATGGGAGCGCAGGGCTACGGTAAGGAAGGCAATTAATAGCTTAAAACCCAAATACAAAATGGTAGTTATCTTAAGAGGGATAAATAATCTAACCATTAAAGAGACTGCTGAGGTTTTAAATTGCAAGGAGTCGAAAGTAAAAGTATTGTACCACCGAGCTTTAAAGCAGTTAAAAACAAAGTTAGATCCATCCTTAGGAGAGGTGGCGATTGAGAATGTTAACAGATAA
- the spoIIP gene encoding stage II sporulation protein P, translating to MLTDKELLEEVRESFDMEPKVDFTKSTKQLLEKRAQTMKKRKQSLRFLTMGWWMALTATITLWVTVLGGKDFLISSFNTILTTNSTKQITPVKDEQIPSIFIYQTHNRESFFTEENTNEIDKAYHPERNISLIGQRIAKHLEKSGISVKYDDSDIADKMIKEGAHFGEAYEYSERVIKKEVNDGLSSVILLDIHRDSAKKEKTTTVVNGEKVARIGFVLSKDVDKSANNKFAKKIHERLEEKFPGVSRGIITKEGEGRSTYNQDLGKASVLVLIGGVENTLIEEYKTAEIFADVLKDVLNDVVK from the coding sequence ATGTTAACAGATAAAGAACTATTAGAAGAAGTAAGAGAATCGTTTGATATGGAACCCAAAGTTGATTTCACTAAATCGACTAAGCAATTGTTAGAAAAGCGTGCTCAAACAATGAAGAAAAGAAAACAATCTCTAAGATTTTTAACTATGGGCTGGTGGATGGCACTCACTGCTACTATAACGCTATGGGTTACTGTCTTAGGGGGTAAAGATTTCTTAATAAGCTCGTTTAATACTATTCTAACTACTAACTCTACTAAACAAATCACCCCAGTAAAGGACGAACAAATTCCATCCATATTTATTTATCAAACCCACAATAGGGAATCCTTCTTCACGGAAGAAAATACAAATGAAATTGACAAAGCATATCATCCTGAAAGAAATATATCTTTGATTGGCCAAAGAATAGCTAAACATTTAGAAAAGAGTGGAATTAGTGTTAAATACGATGATTCAGATATAGCTGATAAGATGATAAAAGAAGGAGCACATTTTGGGGAAGCGTACGAATATTCTGAGAGAGTAATTAAGAAGGAAGTAAACGACGGGCTTTCTTCCGTTATCTTACTCGATATTCACCGAGACAGTGCCAAAAAAGAGAAAACCACGACAGTTGTGAATGGGGAAAAGGTAGCCAGGATAGGATTTGTGTTATCAAAAGATGTAGATAAATCAGCAAATAATAAATTTGCGAAAAAAATCCACGAAAGACTTGAGGAGAAGTTTCCTGGAGTATCTAGAGGTATAATCACAAAGGAAGGAGAAGGTCGAAGCACATATAATCAAGATTTGGGAAAAGCATCAGTCCTTGTTCTAATAGGTGGTGTAGAAAACACTCTTATCGAAGAGTATAAAACAGCAGAAATTTTCGCGGATGTATTAAAGGATGTATTAAATGATGTGGTTAAGTGA